The Algoriphagus sp. TR-M9 genome has a window encoding:
- the cobA gene encoding uroporphyrinogen-III C-methyltransferase, whose translation MKTVIQPKVTLVGAGPGDPELITLKAVLALNKADVVLYDALIDPVLLDHAPASALKIFVGKRVGKHSLPQEDTNQLCVSLAKKHGHVVRLKGGDPFVFGRGAEEVDYIETFGISTEVIPGITSAIAVPAAAGVPVTKRGVSESFWVVTGTTSAGELSKDLALAAQSTATVVVLMGTKKLAEIASVYRKFGQQDLPIAIIQSGTTRDEKITAGFIHDIEDKAFENKVEAPAIIIIGDVVRESIKLAEVYREAVKYNL comes from the coding sequence ATGAAGACCGTAATTCAACCCAAAGTAACACTTGTTGGCGCAGGCCCTGGAGATCCCGAGTTGATCACCTTGAAAGCTGTTTTGGCATTGAACAAAGCCGATGTGGTGTTATATGATGCGCTGATCGATCCTGTTTTATTGGATCACGCACCAGCATCTGCGCTGAAAATCTTTGTGGGTAAGCGAGTGGGAAAACATTCCTTACCACAGGAAGATACCAATCAGCTTTGCGTCAGCCTGGCTAAAAAGCATGGACATGTAGTCCGTCTGAAAGGGGGAGATCCTTTTGTTTTTGGAAGAGGTGCCGAGGAAGTGGATTACATAGAGACTTTTGGAATCTCAACTGAGGTGATTCCAGGAATTACTTCAGCGATTGCTGTTCCTGCAGCTGCAGGAGTTCCAGTGACCAAGCGCGGTGTTTCCGAGAGTTTTTGGGTAGTTACTGGTACTACTTCAGCGGGAGAACTTTCCAAAGACTTGGCTCTTGCTGCCCAGTCAACGGCTACCGTGGTGGTCTTGATGGGAACGAAGAAATTGGCTGAAATAGCTTCAGTTTATAGGAAGTTTGGCCAACAGGACTTGCCCATCGCGATTATCCAAAGCGGTACTACTAGAGATGAAAAGATCACCGCTGGTTTTATCCATGATATCGAGGACAAAGCTTTTGAAAACAAGGTAGAAGCTCCGGCGATAATCATCATCGGTGATGTTGTCCGCGAAAGCATTAAATTAGCCGAAGTTTACCGAGAAGCGGTGAAGTATAACCTTTGA
- the rsmH gene encoding 16S rRNA (cytosine(1402)-N(4))-methyltransferase RsmH, whose amino-acid sequence MTESVYHIPVMLAQCTEGLAIDPNGVYVDVTFGGGGHSREILKHLDQGHLYGFDQDMDAEANIPASENFTFVAANFRDLKKYLRLHGVKKVDGILADLGISSHQIDEPSRGFSTRFSGDLDMRMNQSSEISAKEVLNTYEADRLHKILGIYGEVKNAKTLAQAIVSERTAQPFETTEGFTAFLKKYAPRGKDFKYYAQVFQALRIEVNDEMGALEEMLLDAVEVLKPGGRLVVMSYHSLEDRLVKNLIMKGKFQGEVEKDFYGNLIRPLEPVSRGAVVANAEEIAANPRARSAKLRIAKKLKS is encoded by the coding sequence ATGACAGAGTCTGTTTACCATATCCCAGTGATGCTCGCCCAATGCACTGAAGGCTTGGCTATAGATCCCAATGGGGTCTATGTCGATGTTACTTTTGGTGGGGGTGGACATTCCCGCGAGATCCTGAAACATCTGGATCAAGGGCATTTATATGGATTTGACCAGGACATGGATGCGGAGGCCAATATTCCGGCCAGTGAAAATTTCACTTTCGTAGCTGCAAATTTCAGAGATCTGAAAAAGTACCTCAGGCTTCATGGTGTAAAGAAAGTGGACGGGATTCTGGCTGATTTGGGGATTTCCTCTCATCAGATCGATGAGCCGAGCAGGGGGTTTTCTACTCGCTTCAGTGGGGATTTGGACATGCGTATGAATCAGTCCTCAGAGATTTCTGCTAAAGAGGTATTGAATACCTACGAGGCGGATAGGCTGCACAAGATTCTGGGGATTTATGGCGAAGTGAAAAATGCCAAGACTTTGGCGCAAGCTATAGTCTCTGAACGTACAGCTCAGCCATTTGAAACCACGGAAGGTTTTACAGCTTTTCTTAAAAAGTACGCACCGCGAGGCAAAGATTTCAAATACTACGCACAAGTGTTCCAGGCTTTGAGGATAGAGGTGAATGATGAAATGGGCGCGCTGGAAGAAATGCTTCTTGACGCCGTAGAGGTGCTAAAGCCAGGTGGGCGATTGGTGGTGATGAGCTATCACAGCCTGGAAGATAGGCTAGTTAAAAACCTCATCATGAAAGGAAAATTTCAGGGCGAAGTAGAGAAGGATTTTTACGGAAATCTGATCCGTCCCCTAGAGCCGGTGAGCAGAGGTGCAGTGGTGGCGAATGCCGAAGAGATCGCTGCCAATCCAAGAGCAAGAAGTGCTAAACTCAGAATAGCTAAAAAACTAAAATCATGA
- a CDS encoding precorrin-2 dehydrogenase/sirohydrochlorin ferrochelatase family protein has protein sequence MNHLYPIFLKVHELNILLIGGGNVGTEKLEFLLKSSPKAQVTAVSREFSQSFIDLAATTDTVTMIEDVYHEKYLGAKHVVIAATDDKAVNRQVRDEAKERFLLVNVADTPDLCDFYLGGIVTKGNLKVAISTNGKSPTAAKRLRQLLEDVLPEELDDLLDNLNAYRETLKGDFEYKVKAMNEITEGFVKKN, from the coding sequence ATGAACCATTTATATCCCATTTTCCTCAAAGTTCACGAACTGAATATACTCCTGATTGGAGGCGGAAATGTGGGCACTGAGAAACTTGAATTTTTACTCAAATCCAGCCCTAAAGCTCAGGTCACTGCGGTTTCTAGGGAGTTTTCTCAAAGTTTTATTGACTTGGCCGCAACTACCGATACCGTCACCATGATCGAGGATGTGTATCATGAGAAGTATCTGGGTGCTAAGCATGTAGTGATCGCTGCTACAGATGACAAGGCTGTCAATCGGCAGGTCCGTGATGAAGCCAAAGAGCGATTTTTATTGGTGAATGTAGCTGATACCCCGGATTTATGCGATTTCTACCTGGGTGGAATTGTCACCAAAGGCAATCTGAAAGTAGCGATCAGTACCAACGGTAAATCACCTACAGCTGCCAAGCGACTTCGGCAATTATTGGAAGATGTACTTCCGGAGGAATTGGATGATTTGCTGGATAACTTAAATGCCTACCGTGAAACGCTCAAAGGAGATTTTGAATATAAAGTCAAGGCGATGAATGAGATCACGGAAGGCTTTGTGAAGAAGAATTGA
- a CDS encoding nitrite reductase, whose protein sequence is MQSFRTELENNIVEQDIIDLEKKIALFNGGNIDEEKFRSLRLARGIYGQRQPGVQMIRIKLPYGRVSSDQLRRICKVSDEYSTGRLHITTRQDIQIHYVSLDRTPELWAELERDDVTIREACGNTVRNVTASETAGIDANEPFDVTPYADAVFKYFLRNPISQEMGRKFKISFSSSDEDTGLSYLHDLGFIPKVKKVDGKEVRGFKVMLGGGLGSQPRHADVFSEFVEADQIIPFAEAVIRIFDRHGERAKRMKARMKFLIKDIGLEAFLELVENEKKALPFKSYPIDHESYDAAQKLPDAPSATVEEELGLDFEHFKLTNILPQKQKGFVSVGVRVPLGDFYTDQARKLADLVEKYASAEVRFTLRQNFLIRDVREDLVPYFYKELKEIGLASAGYNTLGDITACPGTDTCNLGIASSTGIAAELEKVILAEYPQYLKNQDLVIKISGCMNACGQHNMAHIGFQGMSMKAGKVVIPALQVLLGGGNKGDGNGRFADKVTKIPSKRGPQALRILLDDFEANANGQDFLSYYDEKGQIYFYELLKELGDASTVTPSDYVDWGNTEEYKIAVGVGECAGVVLDLVATLLLEAKEKIDIAQKCLEEGRWSDSIYHHYAGLINAAKAILLSESVSTNSYANIIKQFDEVFVESGKINLGGTFAEKIYQINQNEPTEEFANAYAAQALEIYGLLKSYREEEVTA, encoded by the coding sequence ATGCAAAGTTTTAGAACAGAACTTGAAAACAATATTGTAGAACAAGATATCATCGACCTGGAAAAGAAAATTGCGCTTTTCAACGGTGGAAATATTGACGAGGAAAAATTCCGTAGCCTACGTCTGGCACGTGGTATTTACGGACAGCGTCAGCCAGGTGTGCAGATGATCCGGATCAAGTTGCCTTATGGTCGTGTTTCTTCCGATCAGTTGCGCAGGATCTGCAAGGTATCTGATGAATATTCTACCGGAAGACTGCATATCACCACCCGTCAGGATATTCAGATTCACTACGTGAGTTTGGACCGTACGCCTGAGCTTTGGGCAGAACTGGAACGGGACGATGTCACTATTCGTGAAGCTTGCGGGAATACCGTGAGAAACGTCACAGCCTCAGAAACTGCAGGGATCGATGCCAATGAGCCCTTTGATGTGACTCCTTATGCAGATGCGGTTTTCAAATACTTTTTGAGAAACCCGATCTCTCAGGAGATGGGAAGAAAATTCAAGATTTCCTTTTCTTCGTCAGATGAGGATACAGGCTTGAGTTACCTGCACGATTTAGGTTTTATCCCAAAAGTTAAAAAAGTCGATGGCAAAGAAGTTCGTGGCTTTAAAGTCATGCTTGGTGGAGGTCTTGGTTCCCAGCCAAGGCATGCGGATGTATTCTCGGAATTTGTGGAAGCAGATCAGATTATTCCATTTGCAGAAGCGGTGATCCGGATTTTTGACAGACATGGTGAGCGGGCAAAAAGAATGAAAGCCAGAATGAAGTTCCTGATCAAGGATATTGGTCTGGAGGCATTCCTGGAATTGGTGGAAAATGAGAAAAAAGCACTTCCATTTAAGTCTTATCCTATAGATCATGAGTCTTATGATGCTGCGCAAAAGCTTCCAGATGCTCCATCTGCGACGGTAGAAGAAGAGCTTGGGTTGGACTTTGAGCACTTCAAACTCACCAATATTTTGCCTCAAAAACAAAAAGGGTTTGTATCTGTAGGAGTAAGAGTTCCTTTGGGGGATTTCTATACTGACCAAGCTAGAAAATTGGCTGATTTGGTAGAGAAGTACGCTAGTGCTGAAGTGCGTTTCACCCTTCGTCAAAACTTCCTGATCCGTGATGTACGGGAGGATTTGGTTCCTTATTTCTACAAGGAATTGAAAGAAATCGGATTGGCTTCAGCGGGTTATAATACCCTTGGAGATATTACTGCTTGCCCAGGAACTGACACCTGTAATTTAGGAATTGCAAGTTCTACGGGAATTGCTGCGGAATTAGAGAAAGTGATTCTTGCCGAATATCCACAATACCTGAAAAACCAGGATTTGGTCATCAAGATCTCAGGCTGCATGAACGCTTGTGGTCAGCATAATATGGCTCACATAGGTTTTCAGGGCATGTCCATGAAAGCTGGCAAAGTAGTAATTCCAGCACTTCAGGTTTTGCTTGGAGGGGGAAATAAAGGTGACGGGAACGGGCGTTTTGCAGATAAAGTGACCAAAATCCCAAGTAAAAGAGGCCCTCAGGCATTGCGGATTTTGCTGGATGATTTTGAGGCAAATGCAAATGGTCAGGATTTCTTGAGCTATTACGATGAGAAAGGTCAAATCTATTTCTATGAATTGCTGAAAGAACTTGGAGATGCTTCTACAGTAACTCCGTCGGACTATGTGGACTGGGGAAATACTGAGGAGTATAAGATTGCCGTGGGCGTGGGTGAGTGTGCCGGTGTAGTTCTTGATTTGGTAGCTACCTTGCTTTTGGAAGCCAAAGAAAAAATCGATATCGCACAGAAATGCCTCGAAGAAGGACGCTGGTCTGATAGTATTTATCACCATTACGCAGGCTTGATCAATGCTGCCAAAGCGATTTTGCTTAGTGAAAGTGTGAGCACTAATTCTTATGCAAATATCATCAAGCAGTTTGATGAGGTATTTGTAGAAAGTGGCAAAATCAATCTAGGTGGGACTTTCGCTGAGAAAATCTACCAGATCAATCAGAACGAGCCTACTGAAGAATTTGCAAACGCGTATGCTGCACAGGCATTGGAAATATATGGATTGCTGAAAAGCTACCGAGAGGAAGAGGTGACTGCATGA
- a CDS encoding TolB family protein, which translates to MRKLLLGFWLLSQGVLAQVPEGKQVVSSLYIYDMKSGNSELILKENRHFEAPNWSPDGNFLLINSSGKLEKIGLKGEKIGILNTGTVQRANNDHGYSFDGKTLFISSGKPDPNGGGSYIYKVNATGGTPKLITPLSPSYWHGLSPDGRYIVYCAPRNGNYDVYKMDTNGGDEIRLTEEEGLDDGPEYSPDGKYIYFNSYRSGIMQIWRMKPDGREAEQMTFDKHSNWFAHISPNNDVATVITYIEDQEQAHPFGRQVKLRLLDLKTKEIKDLTEEFYGGQGTINVPSWNPEGTKFAYVRYELKDE; encoded by the coding sequence ATGAGAAAATTATTGTTAGGCTTTTGGTTGCTAAGCCAAGGCGTTTTAGCCCAAGTCCCAGAAGGAAAACAGGTAGTCAGCTCCCTTTATATCTATGATATGAAAAGTGGAAATTCCGAATTAATCTTAAAGGAAAACCGACATTTTGAAGCTCCAAACTGGTCACCAGATGGTAATTTTTTATTGATCAATAGCTCCGGAAAACTGGAAAAAATAGGGCTTAAAGGTGAAAAAATAGGCATCCTCAATACTGGCACTGTGCAAAGAGCAAATAATGATCATGGCTATTCCTTTGATGGAAAAACCCTCTTTATTTCCAGTGGAAAACCAGACCCAAATGGCGGTGGCTCCTATATATATAAGGTAAATGCAACAGGAGGAACCCCAAAGTTGATCACACCACTTTCCCCTTCTTATTGGCATGGACTTTCTCCAGATGGAAGATATATCGTGTATTGCGCACCCAGAAATGGCAATTACGACGTGTATAAGATGGATACAAATGGCGGAGATGAAATTCGACTGACCGAAGAAGAGGGCCTGGACGATGGTCCAGAGTACTCTCCAGACGGAAAATACATATACTTTAACTCCTATCGCTCGGGGATAATGCAAATCTGGAGAATGAAACCTGATGGTAGGGAGGCCGAGCAGATGACTTTTGACAAGCACTCGAATTGGTTTGCTCACATCTCCCCAAACAATGATGTGGCAACAGTCATTACCTACATCGAAGATCAAGAGCAAGCACATCCCTTCGGAAGGCAGGTAAAACTCCGTCTTCTAGACCTTAAGACAAAAGAAATCAAGGATTTGACGGAAGAATTCTATGGAGGACAAGGAACCATCAACGTCCCTTCTTGGAACCCTGAGGGAACAAAATTTGCCTATGTACGCTATGAACTGAAAGATGAATAA
- the mraZ gene encoding division/cell wall cluster transcriptional repressor MraZ produces the protein MFNSQYVCKLDPKGRLVLPAKIKAAIPEANGTTLMLQKAADGCLKLYPLVEFRKLENQVNALSDHKEETRRFKRSFFTRITDIDLDSTGRFLIPKTFQDYAGLGKEVIVVGIGRLIEIWSSDRVSDHVIEDEDEMSELSEKLLS, from the coding sequence ATGTTCAACAGCCAATACGTATGCAAGCTAGATCCCAAGGGGCGCTTGGTATTGCCAGCTAAAATTAAGGCGGCAATACCAGAGGCCAATGGCACTACGCTTATGCTGCAAAAGGCTGCTGACGGATGTCTGAAACTTTACCCTTTGGTAGAGTTTAGGAAATTAGAAAACCAGGTCAATGCATTGTCTGATCATAAGGAAGAAACCCGCCGATTTAAGCGTTCCTTTTTCACCAGGATTACTGATATCGATTTGGACAGTACTGGTCGCTTTCTGATTCCAAAAACTTTTCAGGACTATGCCGGTCTAGGCAAGGAAGTAATAGTGGTAGGCATAGGACGCCTAATAGAAATCTGGAGCTCAGATCGGGTGAGTGATCATGTGATCGAGGACGAGGATGAGATGTCAGAACTATCTGAAAAACTTTTATCCTGA
- a CDS encoding FtsL-like putative cell division protein, whose protein sequence is MSRNTFKKKLKSGNKPKGGPSKSIFTWMEEKLDITGFLGEGVPVQLVPPVGFVTLLALVYIWSNHRAENMVRKIEKAQQEVEDLRADVTTLEAEYMLSSMQSEVAKRVAEQGIYELDQPPIKIEVEE, encoded by the coding sequence ATGAGCCGAAACACTTTTAAGAAAAAACTTAAGTCAGGGAACAAGCCCAAAGGTGGTCCTAGCAAATCCATTTTCACATGGATGGAGGAAAAGCTGGATATCACCGGATTCTTAGGTGAAGGAGTTCCGGTTCAGCTGGTGCCTCCAGTTGGTTTTGTAACCCTACTGGCCCTGGTGTATATCTGGAGTAATCACCGTGCTGAAAACATGGTGCGAAAAATAGAGAAAGCACAGCAAGAAGTGGAGGATCTCCGAGCGGATGTGACTACACTGGAAGCTGAGTATATGCTGAGTAGCATGCAGTCTGAAGTGGCAAAGCGTGTGGCTGAGCAGGGGATTTACGAATTGGATCAACCGCCAATAAAAATAGAAGTAGAAGAGTGA